A DNA window from Bacteroides cellulosilyticus contains the following coding sequences:
- a CDS encoding SusC/RagA family TonB-linked outer membrane protein, translating into MGHEKHLEEMNNTAKSWLVRKLIVGLLCICSFTATFGQNATVSGVVKDDTGEPVIGAGVLVKGTTSGTITDVEGHFSFRADDLKGTLVVSFVGMETQEIPMKGKSVFNIVLKTSNTLLDEVQVVAYGAQKKVTLTGSISSINTDELLKVPTASIGNMLSGVLSGVSSVQSSGQPGGDDPDVFIRGISTLNTMNAKPLYLVDGVERSFFQIDPNEVESITILKDASSTAVFGVRGANGVIIVTTKRGKEGKAKINASFSYGIQAPTRMPEFVNSYEYATFMNEAYANDGKDPKFTPEAVEAFRTHSNPIIYPDTDWMDMLFKSSAPQTQGNVNISGGTERVRYFVSMGMLNQKGFFKNHDTRYDANFNFNRYNYRANLDVDFTKTTLVTVNMGGRVEKRNSPRSGDNMNELFRRIYWGTPFSGPGIVDGKWIKGNSQYLPVGLSDGLGNIYGRGYSAKTTNVINLDLALSQKLDFVTKGLQFKIKFAYNSGYDHVKERATSIESYQPWYRKDVTWMEHPADSDPNEVVYIQDGEAGLIGYGESFGKSRDWYAEASFDWKRDFDLHHLSALVLYNQSKAYYPDSDYPGIPRGYVGLVGRVTYDYDNKYLIEGNVGYNGSENFAPGNRYGLFPAVSGGWVLTQEEFLKDNPVVDFLKIRASYGVVGNDRYHPYGNNFMDRFLYLPNSYFIGGGYQFGTGTSWTPGAYEKSFGNSGLSWEKSAKQNYGIDFSLFGQKLSGSIDYFYERREDILAKASTDPIIHAMSLPVLNLGIVSNKGVELNLKWNHKLEKLRYWANLNVSYAKNKIVYQDEVPSEYEYTLKTGHPVGQPFGLKVRGFYYEGMENIADHSYVLKEGDVVYEDLNNDGKIDDNDKTALGYPSYPLLNAGLTLGFEYKGFDFSMLWVGATKTSRVLQETFRRPLGDTNDRSLMLHQFEDRWTPETAATAKLPRATIDGVKNNYRDSELWVKDASYLRLKNIEIGYNFRLPFMPKIGMEKMRVFMTGYNLLTFDKLKISDPESMSSGVPQYPVMRVINFGLNVSF; encoded by the coding sequence ATGGGACATGAAAAGCATTTAGAAGAAATGAATAACACTGCTAAATCCTGGTTAGTCCGGAAATTAATAGTAGGGTTATTGTGTATATGTTCGTTCACTGCTACTTTCGGTCAGAATGCAACAGTATCGGGTGTTGTGAAGGATGATACGGGAGAACCTGTGATTGGGGCAGGTGTTCTTGTAAAGGGAACCACATCAGGAACCATAACGGATGTTGAAGGACATTTCTCATTTCGGGCCGATGACCTGAAAGGAACGTTGGTCGTATCTTTTGTAGGTATGGAGACCCAGGAAATTCCGATGAAAGGGAAGTCTGTTTTCAATATTGTATTGAAAACCTCCAATACTTTGCTGGACGAAGTGCAAGTAGTTGCCTATGGTGCCCAGAAGAAAGTGACTTTGACCGGTTCGATCAGCTCTATAAATACGGATGAGCTGTTGAAAGTGCCTACAGCCAGTATTGGTAATATGTTGTCCGGTGTGCTTTCGGGAGTTTCTTCCGTGCAGTCATCAGGTCAGCCAGGTGGAGATGACCCGGATGTCTTTATCCGTGGTATCAGTACTTTGAACACAATGAATGCCAAACCGCTATACCTGGTAGATGGTGTGGAACGGAGCTTTTTTCAGATAGATCCTAATGAAGTGGAAAGCATCACAATCCTGAAAGATGCTTCTTCGACGGCGGTATTCGGTGTACGCGGTGCGAATGGTGTCATTATTGTTACCACGAAACGTGGTAAAGAAGGTAAGGCTAAGATTAACGCCTCTTTCTCATACGGCATCCAGGCTCCGACGCGCATGCCGGAATTTGTGAACAGCTATGAATATGCCACTTTCATGAATGAGGCTTATGCGAATGATGGCAAAGACCCTAAGTTTACCCCGGAAGCGGTAGAGGCTTTCCGTACCCATTCCAATCCTATCATATATCCGGATACGGACTGGATGGATATGCTATTCAAGTCGTCTGCTCCCCAAACACAAGGTAACGTAAACATCTCAGGCGGTACGGAGCGAGTTCGTTATTTTGTCTCTATGGGTATGCTGAATCAGAAAGGATTCTTTAAAAACCATGATACCCGTTATGATGCTAACTTCAACTTCAACCGTTATAACTATCGTGCAAACCTGGATGTTGATTTTACAAAGACTACGCTTGTGACCGTTAATATGGGCGGGCGTGTGGAAAAGAGGAATTCTCCACGTTCGGGCGATAATATGAATGAATTGTTCCGCAGAATTTATTGGGGTACTCCGTTTTCCGGTCCCGGAATTGTGGATGGAAAGTGGATTAAAGGTAATAGCCAGTATCTACCGGTAGGCTTGTCGGATGGGTTAGGCAATATTTACGGACGTGGCTATAGCGCTAAAACAACGAATGTCATCAATCTGGATTTGGCTTTGAGTCAGAAACTGGATTTTGTCACCAAAGGATTGCAGTTCAAGATAAAGTTTGCCTATAATAGCGGATATGACCATGTGAAAGAGCGTGCTACTTCTATTGAAAGCTATCAGCCCTGGTATAGAAAAGATGTTACCTGGATGGAGCATCCGGCAGATTCCGATCCCAATGAAGTCGTTTATATCCAGGATGGTGAGGCAGGCCTGATTGGTTATGGTGAAAGTTTCGGTAAGTCACGTGACTGGTATGCTGAGGCAAGTTTCGACTGGAAGCGCGATTTTGATTTGCATCACCTTTCTGCATTGGTTCTCTATAATCAGAGTAAGGCCTATTATCCTGACAGTGATTATCCGGGCATACCAAGGGGATATGTAGGATTGGTGGGCCGTGTCACTTATGATTATGACAATAAATATCTGATTGAAGGTAATGTGGGGTATAATGGTTCTGAGAATTTTGCTCCCGGCAACCGTTATGGTTTGTTTCCCGCAGTCTCAGGTGGGTGGGTACTTACCCAGGAAGAGTTCCTGAAAGATAATCCGGTGGTTGATTTCTTAAAAATACGTGCTTCTTATGGTGTGGTAGGTAATGACAGATACCATCCGTACGGCAATAATTTCATGGATCGTTTCTTATACTTGCCTAACAGCTATTTTATCGGAGGCGGTTATCAGTTTGGTACAGGTACCAGTTGGACACCGGGTGCTTATGAAAAGAGTTTTGGTAATTCGGGACTGAGTTGGGAGAAATCTGCCAAGCAAAATTATGGTATCGACTTCTCTTTGTTTGGGCAGAAACTGAGTGGTAGTATTGATTACTTCTATGAAAGGCGCGAAGACATTCTGGCAAAAGCCTCGACCGACCCGATTATCCACGCAATGAGTCTGCCGGTATTGAACTTAGGTATTGTTTCTAATAAAGGAGTTGAACTGAACTTGAAATGGAATCATAAATTGGAGAAACTCAGATACTGGGCAAATCTGAATGTCTCTTATGCAAAGAATAAGATTGTTTATCAGGATGAAGTTCCTTCGGAATATGAATATACCTTGAAGACCGGCCATCCGGTGGGGCAACCTTTCGGTTTGAAGGTGAGAGGATTTTATTATGAAGGAATGGAGAATATAGCAGACCACAGTTATGTCTTGAAAGAAGGTGATGTGGTTTACGAAGATTTGAATAATGACGGTAAGATTGATGATAATGATAAGACTGCACTTGGATATCCGAGTTACCCGTTATTGAATGCAGGGCTCACATTAGGATTCGAGTATAAGGGATTTGACTTTAGCATGTTATGGGTGGGCGCAACCAAAACTTCCCGCGTTTTGCAAGAGACTTTCCGCAGACCTCTTGGAGATACTAATGACAGATCGTTGATGCTTCATCAGTTTGAAGACCGTTGGACACCTGAAACGGCTGCTACTGCAAAACTACCGCGTGCTACGATTGACGGTGTGAAGAATAACTACCGGGATTCTGAATTATGGGTAAAAGATGCAAGTTACTTACGCTTGAAGAATATTGAAATCGGCTATAATTTCCGCCTTCCGTTTATGCCGAAAATAGGTATGGAGAAAATGCGTGTATTTATGACCGGTTATAATCTGCTGACCTTTGATAAGCTGAAAATATCAGACCCGGAGTCAATGTCCAGTGGTGTGCCGCAATATCCGGTGATGCGTGTAATCAATTTTGGTTTAAATGTAAGTTTCTAA
- a CDS encoding RagB/SusD family nutrient uptake outer membrane protein, protein MKKILNGLILILLITLGSCVDDLKVGDAFLEKAPSVDVDKDVVFNDANYARAFLWNAYTSLYYGRPLKWGEKQNRMNMGAVDALTDCFTSGLSWDGVSSLYYSGQFNATSDYSAAVYSYSNGEEQWTGIRKAWLFIENIGQTPNIDDKEKERLKGEAKMIIACHYADMFRNYGGLPLVTKAFDPNDDFKLPRATARGTMEFIADLCDQAYAVLPWALQSNEQEQWAGRFTAAAALGLKIRVLLFGASPLFNDNEPYYPEEASTPSVAEQHAWFGGKDMSLWDDVVDACDLFMTCNQQEGKPWDLVRNASNPRQAYQDAYYRRANGELLIDTRARATVSWYWDGDCYYLQSYGSYGSMTPTLEYVNLFPYADGTPFDASFWDRQSKDNYIAEDPFANRDPRLYENCLVNNAEFGLDHVAEMWIGGREGPANDLASDGAAFTGFAIYKYILDKEHMAGKQDQWPYLRLPEIYLSYAEALNEVGRTSDAYQYVNYVRSRVNLSGLNPGLTQEEMRQEILDERAREFGAEEVRYYDMIRWKQAKDFRKILHGLRIRRGDNNTYSYEKFSVKKRFIQDGENGTVFFTPKWYLSPFPFVEMNKGYLTQNPGW, encoded by the coding sequence ATGAAAAAGATATTAAATGGATTAATCCTTATTCTATTGATAACATTGGGCTCTTGCGTCGATGACTTGAAAGTGGGTGATGCTTTTCTGGAAAAAGCTCCGAGTGTGGATGTGGATAAAGACGTGGTATTCAATGATGCGAACTATGCCCGTGCATTCTTGTGGAATGCTTATACTTCCTTATATTATGGACGTCCTTTGAAGTGGGGGGAAAAACAGAACAGAATGAATATGGGAGCTGTGGATGCGCTGACAGACTGCTTTACCAGCGGCTTGAGTTGGGATGGCGTTAGTAGTCTGTATTACTCTGGCCAGTTTAATGCGACTTCCGATTATTCAGCTGCCGTTTATTCTTATTCTAACGGTGAAGAACAATGGACCGGTATCCGTAAAGCCTGGTTATTTATTGAGAACATCGGTCAGACTCCCAATATAGACGATAAAGAGAAAGAACGTTTGAAGGGTGAAGCTAAGATGATCATAGCTTGTCACTATGCTGATATGTTCAGAAACTATGGTGGTCTTCCTTTAGTAACCAAAGCATTTGATCCGAATGATGATTTTAAATTGCCGCGAGCCACTGCCCGCGGAACGATGGAGTTCATTGCCGACCTTTGTGATCAGGCTTATGCCGTATTACCCTGGGCTTTGCAATCTAATGAACAGGAGCAATGGGCGGGACGCTTTACTGCCGCTGCCGCTCTCGGACTGAAAATTAGAGTCTTGCTGTTTGGTGCAAGTCCCTTGTTCAATGATAATGAACCTTATTATCCGGAAGAAGCCTCAACTCCATCGGTAGCGGAACAGCATGCCTGGTTTGGTGGAAAAGATATGTCGCTTTGGGATGATGTAGTCGATGCCTGTGATTTGTTTATGACGTGCAATCAGCAGGAAGGCAAACCCTGGGACTTGGTTCGTAATGCTTCCAATCCCCGTCAAGCATATCAGGATGCCTATTACAGGAGAGCGAATGGTGAGTTGTTGATTGATACACGTGCCCGTGCCACAGTGTCTTGGTATTGGGACGGTGACTGTTATTATCTGCAATCCTACGGTTCGTATGGATCAATGACCCCTACACTGGAATATGTGAATCTTTTCCCTTATGCGGATGGTACTCCGTTCGATGCTTCTTTCTGGGATAGGCAAAGTAAGGACAACTATATTGCGGAAGACCCTTTTGCCAACAGGGATCCCCGTTTGTATGAGAACTGTCTGGTGAACAATGCCGAATTCGGTTTGGACCATGTGGCGGAGATGTGGATTGGCGGTCGTGAAGGACCAGCCAATGATCTGGCCAGTGATGGTGCGGCATTTACCGGATTTGCCATTTACAAGTATATCTTGGACAAAGAGCACATGGCTGGCAAACAAGATCAATGGCCTTATTTACGTTTACCCGAGATTTACCTGAGCTATGCTGAGGCTTTGAATGAAGTGGGGCGTACAAGCGATGCTTATCAATATGTGAATTACGTGCGTTCACGCGTTAACCTGTCCGGATTGAATCCGGGACTGACTCAAGAGGAGATGCGTCAGGAAATTCTGGACGAACGCGCCAGGGAATTTGGTGCTGAAGAAGTGCGCTACTATGATATGATCAGATGGAAACAGGCTAAGGATTTCCGTAAGATTCTGCACGGACTTCGCATTCGTCGTGGAGATAATAATACATATTCTTATGAGAAGTTCTCTGTAAAGAAGAGATTTATTCAGGATGGTGAGAACGGAACTGTATTCTTTACTCCCAAATGGTATCTGTCTCCTTTCCCGTTTGTGGAAATGAATAAGGGATATCTTACTCAGAATCCAGGATGGTAG
- a CDS encoding hybrid sensor histidine kinase/response regulator transcription factor, with protein MKDIWKSYLIFFLITLISGNTQGQEYKSEFKSLPPYINIPTDVQQIYQDREGFIWFATRNGVCRFDGYELETFKSNLYTPNALSSNDILVIQEDYQNRLWIGTSYGLNMLDKKTGKIQKDFGVLNNERVQSLLITKDSTIWIGTGSWLYKNDKKPNQPNTAEDFIKVKQMDVKSLIEAPDNQIWIGTWSNGLHRYIVSTDSLITYPAFNPLNSAYFLFQDSKEQIWIGTWGYGLYKLHHPYDTEKAYFEKFVHEKGNNNSLIHNLIYSISEDPSTGTLWIGTLEGLSCFNGKNFVNYAPNIPSSGLPYNEIITIFRDRTGTMWLGFLGGRVYWVKPQNLQFNRHQPTYASNQTACNNIQGLTIYKDDLWIGLEKHSFIIHDRTTHSNSKREKAFSPTILNSEDTYYSFLKPQNRDELWLGSFGNGLYIYRPEDHRQPLSNMSSTTIPQFPNFIFCMFEDNRQNVYLGSTTGLSILTKEGQFYHYNNLLSPQRQYSHNIYSITQDSLNNIWIGTDHSGIFRMPPPQDYGKCTFFSYSINNQKINSNEIQCIFVNKEGNILVGTDGGGLNLYDPRQDSFISIHTQYNIPGDMICSILEDKQHNLWMGSNVGLIKLNLKDSIAESKCRLYTTSDGLQDNKFARGAACQAEDGEMFFGGPQGYNSFYPEKLTADEAQPEIFITDIQIQNQSLKNLPATERAAISDFAPGYTRTLRLNYRQNDFSCKLSVLNFYNPEKNEYAYKLEGLDHTWQYTSNRSNIISYSNLESGTYTLYIKGSNGNGKWSEVKEAITITVTPPWWSSPWAYFFYSIFIVSLIANAIRIGRKKIRQKNVLRIKELEQKKQEELNRAKLQFFTNITHELLTPLTVISVTLNEIKSYAPSDYYSIMENNINRLKRLLQQILEFRKAESGNLKLKVSQGNITSFIMNSVNSFLPLVKKKKMQLEISAEQEDIIGYFDPDKIDKILYNLLSNAFKYNKEGKKIHINISYSTSSKEIIIAVSDNGEGISEENLSKLFNRFYEGDYRKYHTTGHGIGLSLTKDLVTLHHGTIEVKSQLGQGTTFSVTLPITEDAFSEEEIDKSILSLPETTETENTDNESNKVTSLIETIEEGDRKTLLLVEDNEDLLNIMSHSLAREYHILKATNGKEAIEQLEKAKDIKIVISDVMMPVMNGIELCHYVKKQEELLHIPIILLTAKNSESDIIEGYEAGADDYITKPFQLTLLLAKIKSLLKNKENLFKDYSDAIYFKMQKPDIDSADKVFLQEAINCVYEHLDNVEFDQQAFADAMKVSKSTLYRRIKNLSGESPSVFISDIRLQTAHKIISDNPNIRISDLAYTVGYNDPKYFSSCFKKKFNIIPSEMS; from the coding sequence ATGAAAGACATTTGGAAATCATATCTGATCTTTTTTCTAATCACTCTAATTTCCGGGAACACGCAGGGGCAAGAATATAAGAGTGAGTTCAAGAGTCTTCCCCCTTACATCAATATCCCGACTGATGTTCAGCAGATATATCAGGATAGAGAAGGTTTTATCTGGTTTGCCACCCGCAACGGAGTATGCCGTTTCGATGGGTATGAGTTGGAAACCTTCAAGTCTAATCTATATACTCCCAATGCTTTATCCAGCAACGACATTCTGGTCATACAAGAGGATTATCAAAACAGACTGTGGATAGGTACCAGTTATGGTCTGAATATGCTCGACAAAAAGACGGGAAAAATTCAAAAGGATTTTGGTGTTTTGAATAATGAAAGAGTTCAATCCCTATTAATAACAAAGGACAGTACCATCTGGATAGGAACCGGCAGCTGGCTATATAAAAACGATAAAAAGCCCAACCAACCAAATACCGCCGAAGACTTTATCAAAGTCAAACAAATGGATGTAAAATCTCTTATCGAAGCACCCGACAATCAGATATGGATAGGTACATGGAGCAATGGACTGCACCGTTACATTGTTTCCACAGACAGCCTGATAACTTATCCGGCCTTCAATCCTTTAAATTCTGCCTATTTCCTGTTTCAGGACAGCAAAGAGCAAATCTGGATCGGAACATGGGGATACGGACTATATAAGCTTCATCACCCCTACGATACAGAGAAAGCTTATTTCGAGAAATTCGTACACGAAAAAGGAAATAACAACAGTCTTATACATAACCTAATATATTCCATATCCGAAGATCCAAGTACCGGTACTTTATGGATTGGAACACTGGAAGGTTTGAGTTGCTTTAATGGTAAAAACTTTGTAAACTATGCCCCTAATATCCCTTCCAGCGGACTGCCCTACAATGAAATCATAACGATCTTCAGGGATCGAACAGGAACCATGTGGCTGGGGTTTCTCGGAGGAAGGGTTTATTGGGTAAAGCCACAAAATCTGCAATTCAACCGCCATCAGCCGACTTATGCATCCAATCAGACTGCCTGTAACAATATTCAAGGACTGACTATCTATAAAGATGATTTATGGATCGGTCTGGAAAAGCATAGTTTCATCATCCATGACCGCACCACACACTCCAATAGTAAAAGGGAAAAGGCTTTTAGCCCAACCATCCTCAACTCTGAAGATACATACTATAGCTTTCTGAAGCCACAGAACAGAGATGAACTATGGTTAGGCAGTTTCGGCAATGGGCTTTACATATACCGTCCGGAAGACCATAGACAGCCTTTGTCAAACATGAGTTCAACCACAATTCCCCAATTCCCGAATTTCATATTTTGTATGTTCGAAGATAATCGACAGAATGTTTATCTGGGTTCCACTACCGGATTAAGTATTCTGACAAAAGAAGGACAGTTTTACCACTACAATAATCTGCTCTCCCCGCAAAGGCAATATTCGCATAACATTTATTCCATAACCCAAGACAGCCTCAACAATATATGGATAGGAACGGATCACAGTGGAATATTCCGTATGCCACCTCCACAAGATTACGGGAAGTGTACATTTTTCTCTTATTCCATCAACAACCAAAAGATTAATTCAAATGAAATACAGTGTATCTTCGTAAATAAAGAAGGTAACATTCTGGTAGGAACAGATGGCGGGGGACTGAATCTTTATGATCCCCGACAAGATTCTTTCATTTCCATCCATACCCAATACAATATCCCCGGTGATATGATATGCAGTATTCTGGAAGATAAACAACACAATCTGTGGATGGGAAGCAATGTCGGATTGATCAAACTTAATCTGAAAGATTCTATTGCAGAAAGCAAATGCCGCCTCTACACAACTTCCGATGGATTGCAGGATAATAAATTCGCGAGAGGGGCTGCCTGCCAGGCGGAAGATGGAGAAATGTTTTTTGGTGGCCCTCAAGGATATAACTCCTTTTATCCTGAAAAACTGACTGCCGACGAAGCACAACCGGAGATTTTTATTACTGATATACAGATACAAAACCAATCACTGAAGAATCTTCCGGCAACGGAGAGAGCCGCGATTTCTGACTTTGCTCCCGGATATACCCGGACTCTTCGCCTGAATTACAGACAAAATGATTTCAGTTGTAAACTATCTGTGCTGAATTTCTATAATCCGGAAAAGAATGAGTATGCTTACAAATTAGAAGGTCTGGATCATACCTGGCAGTACACTTCCAACAGAAGCAACATTATATCCTACAGCAATCTGGAAAGTGGTACCTATACACTATATATAAAAGGAAGCAATGGAAATGGGAAATGGAGTGAGGTAAAAGAAGCCATTACCATTACTGTAACCCCTCCCTGGTGGAGTAGCCCCTGGGCATATTTCTTTTACTCTATATTCATTGTCAGCCTCATAGCCAATGCAATACGCATCGGAAGAAAGAAAATCAGGCAAAAGAACGTCCTCCGCATAAAAGAATTGGAACAGAAGAAACAAGAGGAATTAAATCGTGCCAAGCTACAATTCTTCACCAATATCACACACGAGTTACTCACTCCGTTGACCGTCATTTCCGTTACGCTAAATGAAATTAAGAGTTACGCTCCAAGCGATTATTATTCCATAATGGAGAATAACATCAATCGCTTGAAGCGTCTGTTACAACAAATTCTGGAATTCAGGAAAGCAGAATCTGGTAATTTGAAACTGAAAGTATCACAAGGAAACATCACATCTTTCATCATGAACAGCGTCAACAGCTTCCTGCCTTTAGTAAAGAAGAAGAAGATGCAACTGGAAATATCCGCCGAGCAGGAAGATATAATAGGATATTTTGATCCGGACAAGATAGACAAGATACTTTATAATCTGCTTTCTAACGCGTTCAAATATAACAAAGAGGGTAAGAAAATCCATATAAATATTTCTTATAGCACCTCATCCAAAGAGATCATCATTGCCGTAAGTGATAATGGAGAAGGTATTTCAGAAGAGAATCTCTCTAAATTATTCAATCGGTTCTATGAAGGAGATTACCGGAAATACCACACAACAGGGCATGGAATAGGTCTGTCCCTGACCAAAGACCTTGTAACCCTGCATCACGGAACTATTGAAGTTAAAAGCCAACTTGGGCAAGGCACTACATTCAGTGTTACACTCCCCATTACGGAAGACGCATTCTCCGAAGAAGAAATTGACAAAAGTATTCTATCACTACCGGAGACAACAGAAACCGAAAACACAGACAATGAGAGTAATAAAGTCACATCCCTTATAGAAACAATTGAAGAAGGAGACAGAAAAACATTGCTGTTAGTTGAGGACAACGAAGATTTGCTTAATATCATGTCTCACTCATTAGCACGAGAATATCATATCCTTAAAGCTACCAACGGCAAAGAAGCCATAGAGCAACTGGAAAAAGCGAAAGATATCAAAATTGTCATTTCAGATGTTATGATGCCTGTAATGAATGGCATAGAACTTTGCCATTACGTAAAGAAACAAGAAGAGTTATTACATATTCCTATCATCCTTCTGACAGCCAAGAACAGCGAATCAGACATCATCGAAGGATACGAAGCAGGTGCTGATGATTATATAACCAAACCATTTCAGTTAACTCTGCTTTTAGCCAAAATAAAGAGTCTACTGAAAAATAAAGAGAATCTTTTCAAGGATTACTCGGATGCCATTTATTTCAAAATGCAAAAGCCTGATATAGACTCTGCCGACAAAGTATTCCTGCAAGAGGCTATCAACTGTGTATACGAGCATCTGGATAACGTCGAGTTCGACCAACAGGCATTTGCCGATGCCATGAAAGTAAGCAAATCTACTCTTTACAGGAGAATAAAAAACTTATCAGGTGAATCACCTTCTGTTTTCATCTCAGATATACGTTTGCAAACAGCCCACAAAATCATCTCGGATAATCCTAATATCCGGATTTCTGACTTGGCTTATACCGTAGGCTATAATGACCCCAAATATTTTAGTAGTTGCTTTAAAAAGAAATTTAATATTATTCCCAGTGAGATGTCATAG